The Pseudomonas sp. R4-35-07 genome contains a region encoding:
- a CDS encoding GNAT family N-acetyltransferase, translating to MDVDPHVLPRCTLEGIRVVELLGCDEAELQDFFEQAPDYFKAVNGEPATPIEAREELNGQLLAGWHCSRMYWLGYRDAQNQLVAVVNIAADLLAVGVWHIGLLMVHTRWHSSGLAQRLHADLQAWAVGKGAHWLRLTVVVGNTKAERFWPRLGYVTVRIREGIAMGRQVNRVLIQVKPIAEKGIDAYLALVERDRPGAP from the coding sequence ATGGACGTTGATCCACATGTGTTGCCCAGGTGCACCCTCGAAGGCATTCGGGTGGTTGAGCTACTTGGTTGTGACGAGGCTGAGCTGCAAGATTTTTTTGAACAAGCGCCGGATTACTTCAAGGCGGTTAACGGCGAACCCGCTACCCCGATTGAGGCTCGGGAAGAGCTAAACGGCCAATTGCTCGCAGGCTGGCATTGCAGCCGTATGTACTGGCTGGGTTACCGCGACGCGCAAAACCAATTGGTCGCCGTGGTGAATATTGCCGCAGATTTGCTTGCCGTCGGAGTGTGGCATATCGGATTGTTGATGGTGCATACACGTTGGCATAGCAGTGGGCTGGCGCAGCGGCTGCACGCGGACCTCCAGGCATGGGCGGTGGGGAAGGGTGCCCACTGGCTGCGGTTGACGGTTGTGGTTGGCAATACCAAGGCCGAGCGTTTTTGGCCCAGGCTGGGGTATGTGACGGTGCGCATTCGAGAGGGAATTGCAATGGGGCGGCAGGTGAATAGGGTGCTGATTCAGGTCAAGCCGATTGCCGAAAAGGGTATTGATGCCTATCTGGCCTTGGTCGAGCGCGATCGTCCCGGTGCTCCTTAG
- a CDS encoding helix-turn-helix domain-containing protein encodes MTPQDELATLAALIHDLRKHKKLTLAQLAHKIQRSVGFLSQVERGLSRPTVADLTAISHALDVPTTYFYSLLKPKAVDWVTRPNERRTLYYANGITDILVSPSMNGAFSMLDSLLAPGANSGEQAMSDRAEQAGFVLEGELTLWVEGEADAVTLGPGDSFHLASFAHCRYANLTDLPARVLWVYN; translated from the coding sequence ATGACACCTCAAGATGAACTCGCCACCCTCGCCGCCCTGATCCACGACCTGCGCAAGCACAAGAAACTCACCCTGGCGCAATTGGCGCACAAGATCCAACGTTCGGTGGGTTTCCTGTCCCAAGTGGAACGTGGCTTGTCGCGCCCGACCGTGGCCGACCTGACCGCCATCAGCCACGCCCTCGACGTGCCTACCACTTACTTCTACAGCCTGCTTAAACCCAAGGCGGTGGACTGGGTCACGCGGCCCAACGAGCGGCGCACGCTGTATTACGCCAATGGCATCACCGACATCCTCGTCTCGCCGAGCATGAACGGTGCGTTTTCGATGCTCGACAGCCTGTTGGCACCCGGCGCCAACAGTGGTGAGCAGGCCATGAGCGACCGTGCCGAACAGGCCGGCTTTGTGCTGGAGGGTGAGTTGACGCTGTGGGTTGAAGGCGAGGCCGATGCGGTCACCCTTGGCCCTGGCGACAGCTTTCATCTGGCCAGTTTCGCCCACTGCCGCTATGCCAACCTGACTGACCTGCCCGCCCGCGTGCTGTGGGTTTACAACTAG
- a CDS encoding DUF1652 domain-containing protein gives MFTLSQLRNCIEEGLSPLTCEFTLCRDASLTLKVFDAETGRVDLVVTGISTKRLQTPEEVAKMVDELRYELQSNNVGKLTLDDLPSSSPQ, from the coding sequence ATGTTTACCCTCTCTCAACTGCGAAATTGCATCGAAGAAGGCTTGTCGCCGCTGACCTGCGAATTCACCCTGTGCCGGGACGCATCCTTGACCCTCAAGGTATTCGACGCCGAAACCGGACGGGTCGACCTGGTGGTCACCGGGATCAGCACCAAACGGCTGCAGACCCCGGAGGAAGTGGCGAAAATGGTGGATGAATTGCGCTATGAGCTGCAAAGCAACAACGTCGGCAAGCTCACGCTGGATGACTTGCCTTCATCTTCGCCCCAATGA
- a CDS encoding LysR family transcriptional regulator has translation MFDWNDLRFFLELQRSGRLLTAAQRLKTTHATVARHIEAIEKSLGTVLFVQHAQGYELTPAGEALLKHAEAMENVALLAEDELTHSAAPLGKIRLGVAEGLGVMFLASRMGGLFERYPGLEVELVAVPRFVSILNREAEISIHLERPSVDQLVTRKLTDYRLALYASRAYLERHPPIEKREDLAAHSWIDYVDDLLFSQELKFLSSFCRNPKVVFHSTSVIAQHQAARSGLGIAVLPCFMAAGDADLVPLLPGESIQRSYWISSRRELHKSVRLRVLWDYVVELCAREQKLLLGEAD, from the coding sequence ATGTTCGACTGGAATGACCTGCGGTTTTTTCTCGAGTTGCAGCGCAGCGGCCGTTTGCTCACCGCCGCGCAACGTTTGAAAACCACGCACGCCACGGTGGCCCGGCACATCGAGGCCATTGAAAAAAGCCTCGGCACCGTGCTGTTCGTGCAGCACGCCCAGGGTTATGAGCTGACGCCGGCCGGCGAAGCCCTGCTCAAACATGCCGAAGCCATGGAAAACGTGGCCCTGCTGGCGGAAGACGAACTTACCCATTCTGCAGCGCCCCTGGGCAAGATTCGTCTCGGGGTGGCGGAGGGCCTGGGGGTGATGTTCCTCGCCAGTCGCATGGGTGGCCTGTTTGAACGGTATCCCGGCTTGGAAGTGGAATTGGTCGCGGTGCCGCGCTTTGTCAGCATCCTCAACCGCGAAGCGGAAATCAGCATTCATCTGGAACGCCCCAGCGTCGATCAGTTGGTCACCCGCAAACTCACCGATTACCGCCTGGCGCTGTATGCCAGCCGCGCTTATCTGGAGCGTCATCCGCCGATTGAAAAACGCGAAGACCTCGCGGCTCATTCATGGATCGATTATGTCGATGATCTGCTGTTCAGCCAGGAACTGAAATTTCTCAGCAGCTTCTGTCGCAACCCCAAGGTGGTCTTCCACAGCACCAGCGTGATTGCGCAACACCAGGCCGCGCGGTCGGGCTTGGGCATTGCGGTATTACCCTGTTTCATGGCAGCGGGCGATGCGGACCTGGTGCCGTTGTTGCCGGGGGAGAGCATCCAGCGCAGCTATTGGATCAGCTCGCGTCGGGAGTTGCACAAGTCGGTGCGGTTGCGGGTGTTGTGGGATTACGTGGTGGAGTTGTGCGCGCGCGAGCAGAAACTGTTGCTGGGTGAAGCTGACTGA
- a CDS encoding MFS transporter: MLATIKNYPRTVNLLLSATLLLTLAKAITFPYLVIYLTRHFALDISQVGLVIGSSLIVGSLLSVYGGFLVDRVNSYRLLLGLSLVFVLGFIGTVVAQDIWAFYSCLILINLAYAVIDIAIKAGFASLLPEDGRSEVFSIKYTLTNIGYAVGPFFGAMVATLDISLPFILSALLGVGFFLLYWRLGDRTLTSVDATQKPVPFLAVGRVLLRDRRLVCFTLGGLLSAVVFGQFTAYLSQYLVTTTTAEYTYTVISAVLTTNAVLVIALQYLIGRRISHRYLSQWLIAGLGMFMLGLIGFALATSVVWWVVAMAVFTLGEIIVFPAEYMFIDRIAPAALRGMYYGAQNLSNLGAALGPVLCGMVLASLPAHYMFYMLGMFIVGGGVFYFIGAKMKASHPA, translated from the coding sequence ATGCTTGCCACCATCAAAAACTACCCCCGCACGGTGAATCTGTTGCTGTCCGCCACGTTGCTGCTGACGTTGGCCAAGGCGATCACCTTTCCGTACCTGGTGATCTACCTCACCCGCCACTTTGCCCTCGACATCAGCCAGGTCGGCCTGGTGATCGGCAGTTCGCTGATTGTCGGCTCGTTGCTCAGCGTCTATGGCGGGTTCCTTGTCGATCGCGTCAACAGTTACCGTTTGCTGCTCGGTTTGAGCCTGGTGTTTGTGCTGGGTTTTATCGGTACGGTTGTGGCGCAGGATATCTGGGCGTTCTACAGCTGCCTGATCCTGATCAACCTGGCCTATGCGGTCATCGATATCGCGATCAAGGCCGGCTTCGCCAGCTTGCTGCCCGAGGATGGGCGCAGCGAAGTGTTCTCGATCAAATATACATTGACCAATATCGGCTACGCGGTGGGGCCGTTTTTTGGCGCGATGGTGGCGACGCTGGATATCAGCCTGCCGTTTATACTGTCGGCGCTGTTGGGCGTGGGATTTTTCCTGCTGTACTGGCGTTTGGGCGACCGCACATTGACCTCCGTCGACGCCACGCAAAAACCGGTGCCGTTCCTCGCCGTAGGCCGGGTGCTGCTCAGGGATCGCCGCTTGGTGTGCTTCACCCTCGGTGGCCTGCTCAGTGCGGTGGTATTCGGCCAATTTACGGCCTACCTATCGCAATACCTGGTGACTACCACCACTGCCGAATATACCTACACTGTAATCAGCGCCGTGCTCACCACCAACGCCGTGCTGGTGATTGCCTTGCAGTACCTGATTGGCCGGCGCATCTCGCACCGTTACCTGAGTCAATGGCTGATCGCGGGTTTAGGCATGTTCATGCTGGGGCTGATTGGCTTTGCGTTGGCCACCAGCGTGGTCTGGTGGGTGGTCGCGATGGCGGTGTTTACCTTGGGGGAAATCATCGTGTTCCCGGCCGAGTACATGTTTATCGACCGAATTGCGCCTGCCGCCCTGCGCGGCATGTATTACGGCGCGCAGAACCTGTCCAATCTCGGCGCCGCCTTGGGGCCGGTTTTATGCGGGATGGTGCTGGCCAGCCTGCCGGCGCATTACATGTTTTATATGCTCGGAATGTTTATTGTCGGCGGCGGGGTGTTCTATTTCATTGGGGCGAAGATGAAGGCAAGTCATCCAGCGTGA
- a CDS encoding FKBP-type peptidyl-prolyl cis-trans isomerase: MSNDELQITDTRVGAGKTVVKGALITTQYTGTLEDGTVFDSSWERGKPFQCVIGTGRVIKGWDQGLMGMQVGGIRTLYVPAHLAYGERSMGAHIKPNSNLRFEIELLEVLTRDD, translated from the coding sequence ATGAGCAACGACGAATTGCAGATCACCGACACCCGCGTGGGCGCAGGCAAAACCGTGGTCAAGGGCGCGCTGATCACCACTCAATACACCGGCACCCTGGAAGACGGCACGGTGTTCGATTCGTCTTGGGAGCGGGGCAAACCGTTTCAGTGCGTGATTGGTACAGGTCGCGTGATCAAGGGTTGGGACCAGGGATTGATGGGCATGCAGGTTGGCGGTATACGCACGTTGTATGTACCGGCGCACCTGGCCTATGGCGAACGCTCGATGGGTGCGCATATCAAGCCAAACAGCAACCTGCGTTTCGAGATTGAATTGCTGGAAGTGCTGACGCGGGATGATTGA
- a CDS encoding glutamine synthetase family protein: protein MKSPSATLLAEVRTFRQNHPEVRYVDLIALDIPGHFYGKRYPVEMLEKVAAGSPLKLPQNAVLLGAQGGLFKIGDYCFNDGDPDANRRLVPGTLKPVSWESQPLGQMLITSDGTEAPIEFEPREVLAKVLERLHHKGIHPVVAFELEFYLFDKKLDNGLPQFARDPLSDEADDQPTLHIERLSRFSDVLDDMAQTSKAQGIDITVITAEIGPGQFEINFGHCDDGLRAADWAALFCRSTRGVALKHGYRASFMAKPYLQFPGSGMHVHVSLYDGAGNNVLAAHQQQPLRHAVAGCLALLPHCMPIFSPNHNAFRRLGGTVNAATRASWGFEDRDACVRIPESDPRNLRIEHRLASADANPYLVLAAILAGLEHGLETRQEPIAPLNEDRSSGTDFPVDMLDAVRAMQHQSVVRDKLGAEFVDVYCENKRQDHLAFQQEISAREYRWFL from the coding sequence GTGAAAAGCCCATCTGCAACCTTGCTGGCCGAAGTACGGACCTTCCGCCAGAACCATCCCGAGGTGCGCTACGTCGACCTGATCGCCCTGGACATTCCGGGGCATTTCTACGGCAAGCGCTACCCGGTGGAGATGCTTGAAAAAGTCGCCGCCGGCAGCCCGTTGAAGCTGCCGCAGAACGCCGTGTTGCTGGGGGCACAAGGCGGGCTGTTCAAGATCGGCGACTACTGCTTCAACGACGGTGACCCGGACGCCAATCGGCGCCTGGTGCCGGGTACGCTGAAGCCGGTGAGCTGGGAGTCGCAGCCGCTGGGGCAGATGCTGATCACTTCCGACGGCACCGAAGCGCCCATCGAATTCGAACCCCGCGAAGTGTTGGCCAAGGTGCTGGAGCGCCTGCATCACAAGGGCATTCACCCGGTGGTGGCGTTTGAGCTGGAGTTCTACCTGTTCGACAAAAAGCTCGACAACGGCCTGCCGCAATTCGCCCGCGACCCGCTGAGCGACGAGGCCGATGACCAGCCCACCCTGCATATAGAGCGGCTGTCACGCTTCAGCGACGTGTTGGACGACATGGCACAAACCTCCAAGGCCCAGGGCATCGATATCACGGTGATCACCGCCGAGATCGGCCCGGGCCAATTCGAAATCAATTTTGGCCATTGCGATGACGGCCTGCGCGCCGCCGACTGGGCCGCCCTGTTCTGCCGCAGCACGCGTGGCGTGGCGCTCAAACATGGTTACCGCGCCAGCTTCATGGCCAAGCCTTACCTGCAGTTTCCCGGCAGCGGCATGCATGTGCATGTCAGCCTGTATGACGGCGCGGGCAATAACGTGCTGGCGGCGCACCAGCAGCAACCGCTGCGCCACGCCGTGGCCGGTTGCCTGGCGTTGCTGCCCCACTGCATGCCGATCTTCTCGCCCAACCACAACGCGTTCCGCCGCCTCGGCGGTACGGTCAACGCCGCTACCCGCGCCAGCTGGGGCTTCGAAGACCGTGATGCGTGCGTGCGCATCCCCGAGTCCGACCCACGCAACCTGCGAATCGAGCATCGCCTGGCCAGCGCCGACGCCAACCCATACCTGGTGCTGGCGGCGATCCTCGCCGGTTTGGAGCATGGCCTTGAAACCAGGCAGGAGCCCATCGCGCCGCTGAACGAAGACCGCAGCAGTGGCACCGACTTCCCCGTGGACATGCTCGACGCCGTGCGCGCCATGCAACATCAGTCGGTGGTGCGCGACAAGCTGGGCGCGGAATTCGTCGATGTGTATTGCGAGAACAAACGCCAGGATCATCTGGCGTTCCAGCAGGAGATTTCTGCGCGGGAATATCGCTGGTTTCTTTAA
- a CDS encoding helix-turn-helix transcriptional regulator — protein MTQDVLAKETNRRQLQQIISGLSDGVILAEVDQTILWANEAALTMHGVTDVMGLGANGQEYAERFTLRYRNYHPLQLDNYPLARAAAGDEFSDVIVEVIPTADEEKTWVHRLRSLVITDSHGEPELLVLILSDATEWASAEQRFEKTFNANPAPAVICRLSDLRYIKVNQGFLEMTGYNRDQVIGKSVYELDVLEQAERKDLAIERLGQGSTIPQMQAELRLPEGGSKLVIVAGQPLDMNEEDCMLFSFMDLEPRRKAEIALRQSEERFAKSFRLTPVPTLVCNAANRQVVDINEAFMSITGYISEELIGKSIEDIDFIDSPQAGAQLFATLEKAGNLEGHDLKVRKKGDEVIDCVVSADTVIIQDMPCYLLVFMNITERKRSELELVAAIEEVMQDASWFSQTLIEKLANAKSVNSPNLPNVSFTDLTARERDVLGLICEGLADKEIASRLKLAPNTVRNHVATVYSKLGVHSRSTAIVWARERGLFAGEVRIKNKR, from the coding sequence ATGACACAGGATGTTCTTGCCAAAGAAACCAACCGCCGCCAACTGCAGCAAATCATCTCCGGGTTGTCCGACGGCGTGATCCTGGCCGAGGTCGACCAGACCATTCTCTGGGCCAACGAAGCCGCATTGACCATGCACGGCGTCACCGACGTCATGGGGCTGGGCGCCAACGGGCAGGAATACGCCGAGCGCTTCACCTTGCGTTATCGCAATTACCACCCGTTGCAGTTGGATAACTACCCCCTGGCCCGCGCGGCGGCGGGTGATGAGTTCAGCGACGTGATCGTGGAGGTCATTCCTACGGCCGATGAAGAAAAGACCTGGGTTCACCGCCTGCGCAGCCTGGTGATTACCGACTCGCACGGCGAGCCGGAACTGTTGGTGCTGATCCTCAGTGACGCCACCGAATGGGCGAGCGCCGAGCAGCGTTTCGAGAAAACCTTCAACGCCAACCCCGCGCCCGCCGTGATCTGCCGCCTCAGCGACCTGCGCTACATCAAGGTCAATCAGGGCTTCCTGGAGATGACCGGCTACAACCGCGACCAGGTCATCGGTAAATCCGTGTATGAACTGGACGTGCTCGAACAGGCCGAACGCAAGGACTTGGCCATTGAGCGGCTGGGGCAAGGCTCGACCATTCCACAGATGCAGGCAGAGCTGCGACTGCCCGAAGGCGGCAGCAAGCTGGTGATTGTCGCCGGCCAGCCCCTGGACATGAACGAAGAGGACTGCATGCTGTTTTCGTTCATGGACCTGGAGCCGCGACGCAAAGCGGAAATTGCCCTGCGCCAGAGTGAAGAACGCTTCGCCAAGTCCTTCCGCCTGACGCCCGTGCCAACCCTGGTGTGCAACGCCGCCAATCGCCAGGTGGTGGATATCAACGAAGCGTTCATGAGTATCACCGGCTATATCAGTGAAGAACTGATCGGCAAATCCATCGAAGACATCGACTTCATCGACAGCCCCCAGGCCGGCGCCCAGTTGTTCGCGACCCTGGAGAAAGCCGGAAACCTGGAAGGTCATGACCTCAAGGTGCGCAAGAAAGGCGATGAAGTGATCGACTGCGTGGTGTCTGCCGACACCGTGATCATCCAGGACATGCCGTGCTACCTGCTGGTATTCATGAACATCACCGAACGTAAACGCTCGGAGCTGGAACTGGTGGCGGCCATCGAGGAAGTCATGCAGGACGCGTCCTGGTTCAGCCAGACCCTGATCGAAAAACTCGCCAATGCCAAAAGCGTCAACAGCCCTAACCTGCCGAACGTTTCCTTCACCGACCTCACCGCCCGTGAGCGCGACGTGTTGGGGTTGATCTGCGAGGGCCTGGCCGACAAGGAGATCGCCTCGCGCCTGAAGCTGGCACCCAACACCGTGCGCAACCACGTGGCGACGGTGTACTCCAAGCTGGGCGTGCACAGCCGCAGTACGGCCATCGTCTGGGCCCGCGAACGCGGGCTGTTTGCCGGTGAAGTACGGATAAAGAACAAGCGTTAA
- a CDS encoding GMC family oxidoreductase — MPIAPAEYDYVIVGAGPAGCLLANRLSANPAHRVLLLEAGGRDNYPWIHIPVGYLFCIGNPRTDWCFKTEAQAGLQGRALSYPRGKVLGGCSSINGMIYMRGQAQDYDGWAAQGNPGWAWNDVLPLFKHSENHFAGASPFHSDGGEWRVEQQRLSWPILDAFREAAKQSGIANISDFNQGDNEGCGYFQVNQKAGVRWNAAKAFLKPVRQRPNLTVLTDVEVDRVVLENGRASQVVGRQHGQPLSWKARREIVLCAGAVGSPGILQRSGIGPAHVLKPLGIDVVHELPGVGGNLQDHLQLRLIYKLENARTLNQIAGTLWGKMGMGLRYLYDRSGPLSMAPSQLGAFARSGPEQTSANLEYHVQPLSLERFGEPLHVFPAFTASVCDLRPHSRGRIDIRSANPADAPLIRPNYLSHPEDLRVAADAIRLTRRIVAAPALSQFKPVEYLPGDALQTEEQLHEAAARIGTTIFHPVGTCRMGNDQDAVVDAQLRVHGVPGLRIADASIMPRITSGNTCSPTLMIAEKAAQLILSPNTRSLAPQRETVHAI, encoded by the coding sequence ATGCCCATTGCACCTGCTGAATACGATTACGTGATCGTCGGCGCTGGCCCCGCCGGCTGCTTGCTGGCCAATCGGCTGTCCGCCAACCCGGCCCATCGCGTGCTGCTGCTGGAGGCCGGTGGTCGCGACAACTACCCCTGGATCCATATTCCAGTCGGTTACCTGTTCTGCATCGGCAACCCGCGCACCGACTGGTGCTTCAAGACCGAAGCCCAGGCAGGCCTGCAAGGTCGTGCATTGAGTTACCCGCGCGGCAAAGTGCTGGGGGGCTGTTCGTCCATCAACGGCATGATCTACATGCGCGGCCAGGCCCAGGACTATGACGGCTGGGCGGCGCAAGGTAATCCAGGTTGGGCCTGGAACGACGTATTGCCACTGTTCAAGCACAGCGAAAACCATTTTGCCGGCGCCTCGCCATTCCACAGCGACGGCGGCGAGTGGCGTGTCGAGCAGCAGCGTCTGTCGTGGCCGATCCTGGATGCGTTTCGCGAGGCCGCAAAGCAAAGCGGCATCGCCAACATCAGCGATTTCAACCAGGGCGATAACGAAGGCTGCGGCTATTTCCAGGTCAATCAGAAGGCCGGGGTGCGCTGGAATGCGGCCAAGGCGTTTCTCAAACCGGTGCGCCAACGGCCCAACCTGACCGTGTTGACCGATGTTGAGGTCGATCGCGTGGTGCTGGAGAACGGTCGCGCTTCTCAGGTCGTCGGGCGCCAACACGGCCAACCACTGAGCTGGAAAGCGCGCCGGGAAATCGTACTGTGCGCCGGCGCCGTCGGCTCGCCGGGCATCCTGCAACGCTCGGGTATCGGCCCCGCCCATGTGCTCAAGCCGTTGGGCATCGACGTGGTTCATGAACTGCCGGGCGTGGGTGGCAACCTGCAGGACCACCTGCAACTGCGCCTGATCTACAAGCTGGAAAACGCCCGCACCCTGAACCAGATCGCCGGCACCCTCTGGGGCAAGATGGGCATGGGCCTGCGCTACCTGTACGACCGCAGCGGGCCGCTGTCGATGGCGCCCAGCCAGCTTGGCGCTTTTGCCCGCTCAGGGCCGGAGCAGACCTCGGCCAACCTTGAATACCATGTGCAGCCGCTGTCCCTGGAGCGTTTTGGCGAGCCGCTGCACGTGTTCCCGGCCTTTACCGCATCGGTCTGCGACCTGCGCCCGCACAGTCGCGGGCGCATCGACATACGCTCGGCCAACCCGGCGGACGCACCGCTGATCCGGCCCAACTACCTCAGCCATCCCGAAGACCTGCGCGTAGCCGCCGACGCCATTCGCCTGACACGGCGGATCGTGGCCGCCCCGGCCCTGAGCCAGTTCAAACCGGTTGAATATTTGCCCGGTGACGCCCTGCAAACCGAAGAACAACTGCACGAAGCGGCGGCGCGTATCGGCACGACGATCTTCCATCCGGTGGGTACTTGCCGCATGGGCAATGACCAGGACGCCGTGGTCGACGCGCAGTTGCGCGTGCATGGCGTGCCGGGCCTGCGCATCGCCGATGCCTCGATCATGCCGCGCATTACCTCCGGCAACACCTGCTCACCGACGCTGATGATCGCCGAGAAGGCCGCGCAACTGATCCTTTCACCGAATACAAGGAGCCTCGCCCCGCAGAGAGAAACGGTTCACGCAATCTGA
- a CDS encoding RcnB family protein: MKSRSLVACVLVVAGLSTASFVVQAGDTPQETVQPSNINTRDLKEGDRAPDILMRKESALSDWKKRGLKQPEEESQWARVGDKYVLLKTTNGTILEITPVKK, translated from the coding sequence ATGAAGTCCAGATCCCTCGTTGCCTGTGTTCTCGTTGTGGCAGGCCTGTCTACCGCCAGTTTTGTGGTGCAGGCCGGCGATACGCCCCAGGAGACCGTGCAGCCTTCCAACATCAATACCCGTGATTTGAAGGAAGGTGACCGCGCCCCGGATATCCTCATGCGTAAGGAGTCGGCCCTCAGCGACTGGAAAAAACGTGGCCTCAAGCAGCCCGAGGAAGAGAGCCAGTGGGCGCGGGTCGGCGATAAATATGTGCTGCTCAAGACCACCAACGGCACCATTCTTGAGATCACACCGGTCAAGAAATAA